The DNA window GGTATGATCTCGCACTTGGGTCCGCAGTTGGCCGTAGCCGACGGAATTGCCTTGGCCCAGAAAGTGAGAGAGACCGGTAAGGTCACGGCGGTATTCACCGGAGAGGGCGGAACCAGCGAGGGTGATTTTCACGAAGCCTTGAACGTGGCGAGTGTGTGGGATCTTCCGGTGCTGTTCATCATAGAGAATAATGGTTACGGTTTGTCCACGTCTACGGCGGAGCAATACAGAGCGGAGCGATTGAGCGATCGGGCCAAGGGCTATGGTATGGAGGGTTATACCATAGACGGTAATAATGTATTAGAAGTCTATTCAACTATAAAGAGACTCACCGCCGAGATGCGGGAAAATCCCAAGCCGGTTTTGTTGGAGTGCATGACCTTTAGGAGGAGGGGGCACGAAGAGGCTTCGGGTACCAAGTATGTTCCCGATGAGCTTATGGAGTATTGGGAGCGTTTGGATCCCGTGGATAACTACCGCGATTACTTACTAACAGAGGGTATCATTACTGAGGAGGACCGCGAACGGTTCAGAGATCAATACCGCGAGCGCATCAACGAAGCATTGGAGATCGCCTTTGGCGAGGATGAGGTGATCAGTGACGAAGAGCGGGAGATGGGCGATGTATATCGCCCGTACGCGGAGTCGTTAATCGCGCCGCAAGGCGCCAAGAAAGAAATGCGCTTGGTCGATGCAGTGCGCGAAGGGTTGCTCGAGGGAATGCGAAAATTTCCGGAGCTCATTATCATGGGACAGGATATTGCAGAGTACGGAGGGGTATTTAAGGCCACGGCTGGTTTTGTTAAAGAATTCGGGCGCGTCCGCGTTCGGAATACCCCAATTTGTGAATCGGCCATACTAGCGGCCGGACTAGGCCTTTCGGTGGCTGGAATGAAGTCCGTTATCGAGATGCAATTCGCCGATTTCGTGAGTTCGGGATTCAACAATATTGTGAATAACCTGGCCAAGGTGCACTATCGCTGGGGGCAGAATGCCGATGTGATGGTGCGTATGCCTACGGGTGCCGGAGTAGGGGCAGGGCCGTTCCATAGTCAGAGTAACGAAGCTTGGTTTACGCACACGCCGGGCCTTAAGGTCGTGTATCCGGCATTTCCTGATGCGGCTAAGGGGTTGTTGTTGCGGAGCATCGAGGATCCGAATCCGGTGATGTTCTTTGAGCACAAGGCCTTGTACCGATCTTTGTATGGCAATGTGCCTACGGGATATTATACCCACGAGATCGGCAAGGCGGCATTGCGAGCAGAGGGTGATGAGTTGGTCATCATTACTTATGGTATGGGTGTACATTGGGCGCTGAAGGTGGCGCAGGAGGTTGGTGATGACAGAGTGGCCGTACTTGATCTCCAGACGCTTGTGCCGTTGGATTGGGAGTCGGTGTTCCAGAGTGTGCGAAATACGGGCAAGGTGTTGGTGCTGCACGAGGATACCTTGTTTGGTGGGATCGGAGGCGAGATCGCTGCGCGGGTGTCTGATGAGTGTTTTATGGAATTGGATGCCCCGGTGAAAAGGCTTGGAAGTATGGATACGCCCGTTCCGTTCGCCAAAGCACTGGAGGAGCAGTTCTTGCCGCTAGGCAAACTTCAAAAATCTGTAGAGGAGCTATTGGCCTATTGATCAGGGCTTTTGCATATTTTATCCACAATTTTATTCACACCGTTTCAATAATTGTTTATAACTTACGCATCCCGTAATTGTATAGGGGTTTGAAGCGTCGCATTATTACGGGTGGTTCTCTGTGCCGGGGAACCGTTGTTACGTGGTGCTCATTACGCTACGAATCATGAACATGGATTAACCTAAACTAAATCTACCATGAAGAAGATTTATTCCGGGATCTTGACATTCTTGCTCGTTTCCGTTTCGCTTATGGCATTTGGGCAGACTGTGGTAAACGTATACCCACAAAACGTAAACCGTTGGACGGGTTCATCTGATGGTGTAACGATTGAAAATAGTTTGATCGATGCGCAAGATGGCTCCGAGGGCTGGGCAATGTTCGACATCTCGTCCATTCCCGATGGTGCGACCATCAATTCCGTGAATTTCCATTTCTATGTGAATAATACGTATTATCCATACTGGTATATAGGTCCTATCTCCTCTGATCCATTAACCGCATCTGCCTCGGTATTGCATTTAGAGATCGATGGAATCAACGGGTCTACCAATTATGTGTACCGACAAGAGTCTTCGAGTTATGCCACGGGTCAAAAACGTCTCGATTTAGGAACCTTGGCAGCTAGTGATATGGAAGCAGCACTGTCTACGGGTAAGTTCGTGATCGGAATAAATAGTGAAGATGATAGTCCGACTTTTTACATTACAATTGATGGATGGAATGAATCGAATCCGCCATATCTTGAAGTTGATTATTTTCCCCCATCATGTTTTCCATCTGCAAATGTGACTGTTGCAAACATCACGTCTTCAAGTGCTAATGTTTCATGGACATCACCAGGTAATTCAGTTTCAACTACACTCGAATATGGACCTATCGGATTTAATTCGGGAAATGGTACCACAGTAAGCGTTTCAGGTACGAGCTATTCTCTTAATGGACTTGCAGCCGGAACCACCTACGATGTTCGTCTCATTGAAGATTGTGGTAATGTTGATGGTCTTTCAACAGAAACCTCTGTATCATTCAGCACACCTTGTCCGTCTAGCTTTGTGGCTCCTTATTCTACTAGTTTTGAGGTTCCCGGAGTTGGAGATCTATGTTGGAATCAAGACTCTAACGACGACTTTGACTGGACTGTTCAAACCGGAGCAACTCCAGATGTCAATACTGGACCCGATAGCGCTGCAAATGGTAACTATTATCTCTACACCGAAGGAGATGGCCCCGGCGCGGGAGACGTAGCCATTTT is part of the Flavobacteriales bacterium genome and encodes:
- a CDS encoding dehydrogenase, whose protein sequence is MLLPRMIEEKMLILLRQGRTSKWFSGIGQEAIAASVAFALRADEYILPMHRNLGVFTGRNVPLERLFAQFQGKMSGFTKGRDRSFHFGTNEHHIVGMISHLGPQLAVADGIALAQKVRETGKVTAVFTGEGGTSEGDFHEALNVASVWDLPVLFIIENNGYGLSTSTAEQYRAERLSDRAKGYGMEGYTIDGNNVLEVYSTIKRLTAEMRENPKPVLLECMTFRRRGHEEASGTKYVPDELMEYWERLDPVDNYRDYLLTEGIITEEDRERFRDQYRERINEALEIAFGEDEVISDEEREMGDVYRPYAESLIAPQGAKKEMRLVDAVREGLLEGMRKFPELIIMGQDIAEYGGVFKATAGFVKEFGRVRVRNTPICESAILAAGLGLSVAGMKSVIEMQFADFVSSGFNNIVNNLAKVHYRWGQNADVMVRMPTGAGVGAGPFHSQSNEAWFTHTPGLKVVYPAFPDAAKGLLLRSIEDPNPVMFFEHKALYRSLYGNVPTGYYTHEIGKAALRAEGDELVIITYGMGVHWALKVAQEVGDDRVAVLDLQTLVPLDWESVFQSVRNTGKVLVLHEDTLFGGIGGEIAARVSDECFMELDAPVKRLGSMDTPVPFAKALEEQFLPLGKLQKSVEELLAY